From Panicum hallii strain FIL2 chromosome 2, PHallii_v3.1, whole genome shotgun sequence, a single genomic window includes:
- the LOC112880427 gene encoding activating signal cointegrator 1 complex subunit 2 homolog — MATELDVSKSRRFDIAMSRRTRRPTSLVACFQDQYGPSLAQHRHQELKAFLECQDAGLKALQHYEDAEHLAPCLDEDEERKFPHAPLQYEDGELKIPQAPLQYEDDEQKTPEQYQDEQEKKYQQYSGEEQKKPEHYQGEKEKKPEQHKDEEEKTPEQYQGEVLMTPNQFEDDEDTAAERYQDPEQEAPQQRQEADEKASEQSEYDEEQQKAQQECCNTEQKETEQFQGLKKLGTPLRAVDSVPRFSLQELIQQKQLQTGEAKPASKQAGHGESVLPDHKVSGSGAAAGGTTLAMVIKRPEGGKKSMGMIRRCVKALNQMIKTKHGSKKNLHL, encoded by the coding sequence ATGGCCACCGAGCTAGATGTGAGCAAGTCCCGCCGTTTCGACATTGCAATGTCGAGGCGGACACGGCGACCCACGAGCCTGGTTGCTTGTTTCCAAGATCAGTATGGGCCATCCCTGGCGCAACATCGCCACCAAGAGCTGAAGGCATTTCTTGAATGCCAAGATGCAGGGCTGAAGGCACTCCAACATTATGAGGATGCAGAGCATCTGGCACCGTGTCTGGATGAAGATGAGGAGCGGAAGTTTCCACATGCACCACTCCAGTATGAAGATGGGGAGCTGAAGATTCCACAAGCACCACTCCAGTATGAAGATGACGAGCAAAAGACACCAGAGCAATATCAAGATGAGCAGGAGAAGAAATATCAGCAATATTCAGGTGAAGAGCAGAAGAAACCAGAGCATTATCAAGGTGAAAAGGAGAAGAAACCAGAGCAGCATAAAGATGAAGAGGAGAAGACGCCAGAGCAGTATCAAGGCGAAGTGCTGATGACACCAAACCAATTTGAAGACGATGAGGACACGGCAGCAGAGCGATACCAAGACCCTGAGCAAGAGGCACCTCAACAACGCCAAGAAGCAGATGAGAAGGCGTCAGAGCAGTCTGAATATGATGAGGAGCAGCAGAAGGCACAGCAGGAATGCTGCAACACAGAGCAGAAGGAGACGGAGCAATTCCAAGGCTTGAAGAAGCTAGGAACGCCACTGCGTGCTGTCGACAGTGTGCCCCGGTTCTCCCTTCAGGAGCTGATACAACAGAAGCAGCTTCAAACCGGAGAGGCAAAGCCTGCCAGCAAGCAAGCCGGACATGGGGAAAGTGTCCTTCCTGACCATAAGGTTTCCGGATcaggagcagcagcaggcggcacGACACTGGCCATGGTGATAAAGCGACCCGAGGGCGGGAAGAAGTCGATGGGGATGATACGGCGGTGCGTGAAGGCCCTGAACCAGATGATCAAGACCAAGCACGGGTCTAAGAAGAACTTGCATTTGTAA